Proteins co-encoded in one Spiroplasma gladiatoris genomic window:
- the coaD gene encoding pantetheine-phosphate adenylyltransferase: MIAIYPGSFNPFHKGHLDILKKAQKLFTKIYIVITKNISKNMNPNLNSRVEQVKEFVKEFSNCEVIVNENELTAELAKKLNVQYIIRGVRNENDFTYEREINDVNKFLNNDLETIIFIADSEKRTISSSSIKEIEIYKKGK; this comes from the coding sequence ATGATAGCTATTTATCCAGGAAGTTTTAATCCATTTCACAAAGGACATTTAGATATTTTAAAAAAAGCACAAAAACTGTTTACTAAGATATATATAGTTATTACTAAAAACATATCAAAAAATATGAATCCCAACCTAAATTCAAGAGTAGAACAAGTCAAAGAATTTGTAAAAGAGTTTAGTAATTGTGAAGTAATAGTCAACGAAAATGAATTAACAGCAGAATTAGCAAAGAAATTAAATGTTCAATACATAATTAGAGGTGTTAGAAATGAAAATGATTTTACTTATGAGAGAGAAATTAATGATGTAAATAAGTTTTTAAATAATGATTTAGAGACAATTATATTCATAGCTGATTCAGAAAAAAGAACGATATCCTCATCAAGTATAAAAGAAATAGAAATTTATAAGAAAGGTAAATAA
- a CDS encoding FtsX-like permease family protein, which yields MFINNINTIDKNSNLSLITLILFGLVFLISIIFFWIILNMNLEIKRKEILNYRTIGVKNIFVFKNFLLENLSILLPCFLIGFAISFGINHLIVLKLIEYKLLRVDLKINNSFLVFIFVLLFALIFIFVITFLITYQYKNLNTYKIKNKKINKWNFKNCIWYIFYWYLFFTNLFKTK from the coding sequence TTGTTTATTAACAATATTAATACAATTGATAAAAATTCTAACCTATCTTTAATAACTTTAATATTATTTGGACTTGTTTTCTTAATTTCTATAATATTTTTTTGAATAATATTAAATATGAATTTAGAAATAAAAAGAAAAGAAATTTTAAATTATAGAACTATAGGTGTAAAAAATATATTTGTTTTTAAAAATTTCTTATTAGAAAATTTATCAATACTTTTACCTTGTTTTTTAATAGGATTTGCCATTTCGTTTGGTATAAATCATTTAATAGTTTTAAAACTAATTGAATATAAACTTTTAAGAGTTGATCTTAAAATTAACAATAGTTTTTTAGTTTTTATTTTTGTATTATTATTTGCACTAATTTTTATTTTTGTTATAACTTTTTTAATTACTTATCAGTATAAAAACCTAAATACTTATAAAATTAAAAACAAAAAAATTAACAAATGAAATTTTAAGAATTGTATTTGGTATATTTTTTATTGGTATCTATTTTTTACTAATCTTTTTAAAACAAAGTAA
- the glnA gene encoding type I glutamate--ammonia ligase has protein sequence MTKEEVISIIKKENIRFIKLQFTDMLGMLKSLEIPATNINKALSNEIIFDGSSVTGFSKIDDADMYLYPDLNTWLILEGETTQDYKVGRFLCDVYTSKKEPFHSDPRSILKNCIQTMRDLNIGHTFNVGLEPEFFLFKLDENKNPVLEHTDSSAYFESPSLDLSFKVRREIMFELQKMSFKMEVSHHEVSNSQHEINFEYSNALDTCDKLQTFKVLVKNIAKKYNMHATFMPKPIKSINGSGMHANCSIADKDNNNLFYDENMPNGLSNLAISFINGILKNAKEISLLTNSTVNSFKRLVPGFEAPCYIAWSDCNRSTMIRIPAANKQAKRVEVRSVDSSCNPYLALSALLMAGIDGIKNSVSEYKTIKKNLFKLSEEEKNELKIDNLPIDLNDAIKHFKNSEFIKNFLGEDLFNKFIEYKQKEWDEYKTEVTNWEIKKYLSFY, from the coding sequence ATGACAAAAGAAGAAGTTATTTCAATTATTAAAAAAGAAAATATAAGATTTATTAAATTACAATTTACAGATATGTTAGGAATGTTAAAAAGTTTAGAAATTCCTGCTACAAATATTAACAAGGCTTTAAGCAATGAAATTATTTTCGATGGTTCATCAGTGACAGGTTTTTCAAAAATCGATGATGCAGATATGTATTTATATCCTGATTTAAATACATGATTAATTTTAGAAGGCGAAACTACTCAAGATTATAAAGTAGGAAGATTTTTGTGTGATGTATACACATCAAAAAAAGAACCATTTCATAGCGATCCAAGAAGTATATTAAAAAATTGTATACAAACTATGAGGGACTTAAACATAGGACATACTTTTAATGTTGGACTAGAACCAGAATTTTTCTTATTTAAATTAGATGAAAATAAAAATCCAGTTTTAGAGCATACTGATAGTAGTGCTTATTTTGAGTCACCTTCTTTAGATTTATCTTTTAAAGTAAGAAGAGAAATTATGTTTGAGTTACAAAAAATGAGTTTTAAAATGGAAGTATCTCACCACGAAGTTTCAAACTCACAACATGAAATAAACTTTGAATACTCAAATGCATTAGATACATGTGATAAACTTCAAACTTTCAAAGTATTAGTAAAAAATATAGCTAAAAAATATAACATGCATGCAACTTTCATGCCAAAACCAATTAAGTCAATTAATGGTAGTGGAATGCATGCAAATTGTTCTATCGCAGATAAAGATAATAATAATTTATTTTATGATGAAAATATGCCTAATGGATTGAGTAATTTAGCAATTAGTTTCATAAATGGAATTTTAAAAAATGCAAAAGAAATTTCATTATTAACTAATTCAACAGTAAACTCATTTAAAAGATTAGTGCCTGGTTTTGAAGCACCTTGTTATATTGCTTGAAGTGATTGTAATAGGTCAACAATGATTAGAATCCCAGCTGCAAACAAACAAGCAAAACGTGTAGAAGTAAGATCAGTTGACTCAAGTTGTAATCCGTACTTAGCATTAAGCGCTTTATTGATGGCAGGAATCGATGGTATAAAAAATAGTGTAAGTGAATATAAAACAATCAAAAAAAACTTATTTAAACTTTCTGAGGAAGAAAAAAATGAATTAAAAATTGACAACTTACCAATAGATTTAAATGATGCTATTAAGCATTTTAAAAACTCAGAATTTATTAAAAATTTTTTAGGAGAAGATTTATTTAATAAATTTATTGAATATAAACAAAAAGAGTGAGACGAATATAAAACAGAAGTTACAAACTGAGAAATAAAAAAATATTTAAGTTTTTATTAA
- a CDS encoding type III pantothenate kinase, whose amino-acid sequence MSILLIDIGNSTVDFRIFDDKKKNIIKVFRPSTNDKSYKSSSKLKKKLEELNQNISSIVYCSVVPEWNDIIRALGSSLKIKVYNFRENLVIQKEDFDLNGVENIGADFLANFIAVKNQYNLKNGLVISMGTASTIFLVQNYKFVGVSISPGLETSLKGLFNNASLLKDFLFHKTNAKIGQSTNDAINLGSCNGHFFMIMGLIDHFKKHFIIKSVIFTGGIANIFKEDIKNLDYVFDEQLIFKGILEIYKNIKREN is encoded by the coding sequence ATGAGTATTTTATTAATTGATATTGGAAACTCTACTGTTGACTTTAGAATATTTGATGATAAAAAAAAGAATATTATAAAAGTGTTTAGACCATCAACAAATGACAAAAGTTATAAATCAAGTTCAAAATTAAAAAAGAAACTTGAAGAGTTAAATCAAAATATAAGTTCTATTGTTTATTGTTCTGTAGTTCCTGAATGAAATGATATTATTAGAGCCTTAGGATCAAGTTTAAAAATTAAAGTTTATAATTTTAGAGAAAATCTAGTTATTCAAAAAGAAGATTTCGATTTAAATGGAGTCGAGAATATTGGGGCTGATTTTTTAGCAAATTTTATTGCTGTTAAAAATCAATACAATTTAAAAAACGGTTTAGTAATTTCTATGGGAACAGCTTCAACTATTTTTTTAGTTCAAAACTATAAGTTTGTTGGAGTAAGTATCTCACCTGGTTTAGAAACAAGCTTAAAAGGTTTATTTAACAATGCTTCTTTATTAAAAGACTTTTTATTTCACAAAACAAACGCTAAAATTGGTCAATCTACTAATGACGCTATAAACTTAGGATCATGTAATGGTCATTTCTTTATGATTATGGGTTTGATAGATCATTTTAAAAAACACTTCATAATTAAAAGTGTTATTTTTACTGGAGGAATCGCTAATATTTTTAAAGAAGATATTAAAAATTTAGATTATGTATTTGATGAGCAATTAATTTTTAAAGGAATTTTAGAAATATATAAAAATATAAAAAGAGAGAATTAA
- the pflA gene encoding pyruvate formate-lyase-activating protein → MEEQIKNSKIGYYSSSESFGAVDGPGIRLVIFLQGCLFRCKYCHNPETIEFNKNKEISVEDIMKMYKKNENFYKNGGITLSGGEATTQIDFCIEVFKEAKKRGISTCLDTCFGTYQDIPKVQEKWKELLKYTDVTLADLKHIDNEKHINLTSRPNKNVLEAIKFLDENNAKMWIRHVLVPGYTDDKEDLFKLGEFVGTLKNMERLEMLPYHNMMIPKYENLKIKFYLRDVEPPTKEHVVECRKIVEQGIKKAKESI, encoded by the coding sequence ATGGAAGAACAAATCAAAAACAGTAAAATAGGTTATTATAGTAGCTCTGAAAGTTTTGGAGCAGTTGATGGACCTGGAATAAGATTAGTAATATTTTTACAAGGTTGTTTATTTAGATGTAAATATTGTCATAATCCTGAAACTATTGAATTTAATAAGAATAAAGAAATATCAGTCGAAGACATTATGAAAATGTATAAAAAAAATGAAAACTTTTATAAGAATGGTGGAATAACATTATCTGGAGGAGAAGCTACAACTCAAATTGATTTTTGTATTGAAGTTTTTAAAGAAGCAAAAAAAAGAGGTATTAGTACTTGTTTAGATACTTGTTTTGGTACTTATCAAGATATACCAAAAGTTCAAGAAAAGTGAAAAGAACTATTAAAATATACTGATGTTACTTTAGCTGACTTAAAACATATTGATAATGAAAAACACATAAATCTTACTTCACGTCCAAATAAAAATGTTTTAGAGGCTATAAAGTTTTTAGACGAAAATAATGCAAAAATGTGAATAAGACATGTTTTAGTTCCAGGTTATACTGATGATAAAGAAGATTTATTTAAATTGGGTGAGTTTGTTGGCACTTTAAAAAACATGGAACGTTTAGAGATGCTACCATATCATAATATGATGATTCCAAAGTATGAAAATTTAAAAATTAAATTTTATTTAAGAGATGTTGAACCACCAACAAAAGAACATGTTGTAGAATGTAGAAAAATAGTAGAACAAGGTATAAAAAAAGCAAAAGAGAGTATTTAA
- the adhE gene encoding bifunctional acetaldehyde-CoA/alcohol dehydrogenase: MEDLELIFKKVREAYEQFSTYSQEQVDKIFKAAALAANENRISLAKLAHQETSMGIVEDKILKNHFASEFIFNKYRNLQTVGTFYENKALGIQKVYEPIGIIGAVIPTTNPTSTAIFKCLMALKTRNAIVISPHPGAKNCTIAAAKVVLEAAVKAGAPKDIIAWVESPSLDNTSYVMKNADIILATGGPGMVQAAYSSGTPAIGVGAGNAPAIIDESANLDVATSSIIQSNTFDNGVVCATENSLVILDSVYEKTIELFKKKNTYVVTSEEEKNKFRKTMFKEGKYGLLNADLVGRSALKVAELVGIKVPETTRFIIVEASSAEHDEPLAHEKLSTYVAAYRVKTFAEAIEVSKKILLMGAGHTASLWCDVDKHKDKLELFKGLNPGRLLVNSPSSLGGVGDMYNFGLDPSMTLGCGTHGKNSFSQNVGPLNLLNVKTVAERRENMQWMRLPERIYHKFGSLQYAFEDLREWNIKRVYIVTDKVINQLYGKRITEQLDNLKITYTVFDGVEPNPMLSTTKKGAEEMRKFTPDLIIGFGGGSSMDAAKLMWLMYENDGEEIDFKDLAVTFADIRKRIVRYPTTGRKAKMLCIPTTSGTGSEVTPFSVITDDETHTKYPLADYSLTPNMAIIDPELTMTIPKGATNAPALDALTHCIEAYVSVMATDYTDSYAVQGAKNIFGFLPSAYFNGKEDVEARAKVMDGAAFAGISFANAFLGLVHSLSHKVGGYHNVIHGAANAILLPHIIRYNAACVIEGGKQTYFSQFGVQNSMEKYAQLAKELGLKGKTNEQLVDALIEEVQNLTKEVELHTSFKDYGVDEKNFQESLEKMSEDAFDDQCTGANPRYPLIEDIKQIYLDAYYGNPIKKFS, from the coding sequence ATGGAAGATTTAGAATTAATTTTTAAAAAGGTTAGAGAAGCATATGAACAATTTTCAACTTACTCACAAGAACAAGTTGATAAAATTTTTAAAGCTGCTGCATTAGCTGCTAATGAAAATAGAATTAGTTTAGCTAAATTAGCACATCAAGAAACTTCAATGGGAATAGTTGAAGATAAAATATTAAAAAATCACTTTGCAAGTGAATTTATATTTAACAAATATAGAAACTTACAAACAGTTGGAACTTTTTATGAAAATAAAGCTTTAGGAATTCAAAAAGTTTATGAACCAATCGGGATAATTGGGGCTGTAATTCCTACTACAAATCCAACTTCAACAGCAATATTTAAATGCTTAATGGCGTTAAAAACTAGAAATGCAATAGTAATTTCACCTCACCCAGGAGCAAAAAATTGTACCATAGCAGCTGCAAAAGTAGTTTTAGAAGCTGCAGTTAAAGCCGGTGCTCCAAAAGATATCATTGCTTGAGTAGAATCACCAAGTTTAGATAATACAAGTTATGTTATGAAAAATGCAGATATTATTTTAGCTACAGGTGGTCCGGGTATGGTTCAAGCGGCTTACTCATCAGGTACTCCTGCAATTGGAGTTGGTGCTGGTAATGCTCCTGCGATTATTGATGAATCAGCTAATTTAGATGTTGCAACTTCTTCAATAATTCAGTCAAATACTTTTGACAACGGAGTTGTTTGTGCTACAGAAAACTCATTAGTTATATTAGATTCAGTTTATGAAAAAACTATCGAATTATTTAAGAAAAAAAATACTTATGTAGTTACTTCTGAAGAAGAAAAAAATAAATTTAGAAAAACAATGTTTAAGGAAGGCAAATATGGTTTATTAAATGCTGATCTAGTTGGTAGATCTGCATTAAAAGTAGCTGAGCTTGTTGGTATAAAAGTACCTGAAACTACAAGGTTTATTATAGTTGAAGCTTCTAGCGCAGAACATGATGAACCTTTAGCGCATGAAAAACTTTCAACATATGTTGCGGCATATAGAGTTAAAACTTTTGCTGAAGCAATTGAAGTTTCTAAAAAAATCTTATTAATGGGTGCTGGACACACAGCTTCATTATGATGTGATGTTGATAAACATAAAGATAAATTAGAATTATTTAAAGGATTAAATCCCGGAAGATTGCTTGTAAACTCACCATCATCTCTTGGTGGAGTTGGAGATATGTATAACTTTGGATTAGACCCTAGTATGACTTTAGGATGTGGAACACATGGAAAAAACTCTTTTTCACAAAATGTTGGACCATTAAATTTATTAAATGTTAAAACTGTTGCAGAAAGAAGGGAAAATATGCAGTGAATGAGATTACCAGAAAGAATTTATCATAAGTTTGGATCATTACAATACGCTTTTGAAGATTTAAGAGAATGAAATATCAAAAGAGTTTATATTGTAACAGATAAGGTTATTAATCAATTGTATGGGAAAAGAATTACAGAACAATTAGATAATTTAAAAATTACATATACAGTATTTGATGGCGTTGAACCAAACCCGATGTTATCAACAACTAAAAAAGGTGCAGAAGAAATGAGAAAATTTACCCCAGACTTAATTATTGGATTTGGTGGAGGTTCTTCAATGGATGCTGCTAAATTGATGTGATTAATGTATGAAAATGATGGAGAAGAAATAGATTTTAAAGATCTTGCAGTTACATTTGCAGATATCAGAAAAAGAATTGTAAGATACCCTACAACTGGTAGAAAAGCAAAAATGTTATGTATACCTACAACATCAGGAACAGGTTCAGAAGTTACACCTTTTTCAGTAATCACAGATGATGAAACACATACTAAATATCCATTAGCAGATTATTCTCTAACTCCAAATATGGCAATAATTGATCCAGAATTGACAATGACCATACCAAAAGGGGCAACTAACGCACCTGCATTAGATGCTTTAACTCACTGTATCGAAGCTTACGTTTCTGTTATGGCAACGGACTATACAGATAGTTATGCTGTTCAAGGTGCTAAAAATATTTTTGGATTCTTGCCAAGTGCTTATTTTAATGGTAAAGAAGATGTAGAAGCAAGAGCAAAAGTAATGGATGGAGCTGCTTTTGCAGGTATATCTTTTGCAAATGCATTTTTAGGTTTAGTTCACTCATTATCACATAAAGTTGGAGGATATCACAATGTTATTCATGGAGCTGCAAATGCAATTTTACTTCCACATATTATAAGATATAATGCTGCATGTGTTATTGAAGGTGGTAAACAAACTTACTTTTCACAATTTGGAGTACAAAACTCTATGGAAAAATATGCGCAATTAGCTAAGGAACTTGGATTAAAAGGTAAAACCAATGAACAATTGGTAGATGCTCTGATTGAAGAAGTTCAAAACCTGACTAAAGAAGTAGAATTACATACTTCATTTAAAGACTATGGAGTTGATGAAAAAAATTTTCAAGAATCACTTGAAAAGATGTCAGAAGATGCATTTGATGACCAATGTACTGGTGCAAATCCACGATATCCATTGATCGAAGACATTAAACAAATTTACTTAGATGCTTATTATGGCAACCCAATAAAAAAATTTTCATAA
- the rpsI gene encoding 30S ribosomal protein S9: protein MAVIKKDSVMYRGTGRRKSSVAQVILTPGKGDIIVNGKPALEFFPYPTLVQDMEQPLEATNTKEDFSIKITVKGGGFTGQAGAARLGIARALLEASKDYKPELRGKGLLTRDARVKERKKYGLYGARRAPQFSKR, encoded by the coding sequence ATGGCTGTTATTAAAAAAGACTCAGTTATGTACAGAGGAACTGGAAGAAGAAAATCTTCTGTTGCTCAAGTAATTTTAACTCCTGGTAAAGGTGATATTATTGTGAATGGAAAACCAGCATTGGAATTCTTTCCATACCCAACTTTAGTTCAAGATATGGAACAACCATTAGAAGCAACAAATACAAAAGAAGACTTTTCAATCAAAATTACAGTAAAAGGTGGAGGGTTTACAGGTCAAGCGGGTGCAGCTCGTTTAGGGATTGCAAGAGCTTTATTAGAAGCAAGCAAAGACTACAAACCAGAATTAAGAGGTAAAGGTTTATTAACTCGTGATGCTCGTGTTAAAGAACGTAAAAAATACGGACTTTATGGAGCGCGTAGAGCACCACAATTCTCAAAACGTTAA
- the rplM gene encoding 50S ribosomal protein L13 encodes MKQTTLIKTADIAKKWYVVDATDAILGRLSTQVATILRGKHKPDFTPHINNGDHVIIINAEKVVLTGKKEQDKNYYHHSMYPGGLKSRNVKTQRSLFPERIIERAVRLMLPKNTQGANQYRALHVYAGSEHPHQAQNPQVLVINLRKGDK; translated from the coding sequence ATGAAACAAACTACACTAATAAAAACAGCAGATATTGCTAAAAAATGATATGTAGTTGACGCAACTGATGCAATTTTGGGACGTTTATCAACTCAAGTTGCAACAATATTAAGAGGAAAACATAAACCAGACTTTACACCTCACATTAATAATGGAGATCACGTGATCATTATTAATGCAGAAAAAGTAGTTTTAACTGGTAAAAAAGAACAAGATAAAAACTACTACCACCACTCAATGTATCCAGGGGGATTAAAATCAAGGAATGTTAAAACACAACGTAGTTTATTCCCAGAAAGAATTATTGAAAGAGCTGTAAGATTAATGTTGCCAAAAAATACACAGGGAGCTAACCAATATCGTGCATTGCATGTATATGCGGGAAGCGAACACCCACACCAAGCACAAAACCCACAAGTTTTAGTGATTAATTTAAGAAAAGGAGATAAATAA
- a CDS encoding PTS mannitol transporter subunit IICB gives MEEVIKELNKKESKNKFELWFKNNFNKRTSLRRVQKFGGWLSSMMMPIIGIMIAWGLLTAFFIPDGWTPVAAINDYIVGNVITYLIPVLIGFNAGKLVHKTRGGFIATFVVFAVIVGNQYNPGFIEGSSPSPQFLSAMIVGPMAAGILKLIDKLLEGRVKQGFEMLINNFVMGFLAFGLGIGAFYGMPYVFNSITWALAEAVKFLINNKIIFLTALIVEPAKIFFLNNAINHGVFSALSPSFVAEKGKSILYLLESNPGPGLGALIAIMIFDKKQRENAAGASIIHFFGGIHEVYFPFILMKIEMIIALIVGGLVGDAVFQIFDAGLIAPASPGSIIAISIFIQSSALNYAGVYLGIFASCGAALLTGSLIHIIMRKKYKKNAATLEEATKKLEEIKGKEIKHLNKKLLKDLDFNKIDTIIFACEAGMGSSAMGASVLRKKLKEADIKIKVVNYPVKELPSDAKFVITQDKLTEYAVQKVPNAIHRSISNFLDKNFYDKIVLEFKEKLENINEERKTT, from the coding sequence ATGGAAGAAGTAATTAAAGAATTAAATAAAAAAGAGAGTAAAAATAAGTTTGAATTATGATTTAAAAATAACTTCAACAAAAGAACCTCTCTTAGAAGAGTACAAAAATTTGGTGGTTGATTAAGTTCAATGATGATGCCTATAATTGGTATTATGATTGCTTGAGGACTATTAACAGCATTTTTTATACCAGATGGTTGAACTCCAGTTGCAGCGATTAATGATTATATCGTTGGTAATGTTATTACTTATTTAATACCAGTTTTGATCGGTTTTAATGCAGGTAAGTTAGTTCATAAAACTAGAGGTGGGTTTATTGCAACATTTGTAGTATTTGCTGTAATAGTTGGAAATCAATACAATCCAGGATTTATTGAAGGTTCAAGTCCCTCACCTCAGTTTTTATCAGCTATGATAGTTGGACCTATGGCTGCTGGAATATTAAAATTAATAGATAAGTTGTTGGAGGGAAGAGTTAAACAAGGATTTGAAATGCTTATAAATAACTTTGTTATGGGTTTTTTGGCTTTTGGACTAGGAATTGGGGCATTTTATGGAATGCCATATGTGTTTAATTCAATCACTTGAGCACTAGCAGAAGCTGTAAAGTTCTTAATAAATAATAAAATAATATTTTTAACAGCACTTATAGTAGAACCAGCAAAAATATTTTTCTTAAATAATGCCATTAACCACGGAGTTTTTTCAGCATTATCACCAAGTTTTGTTGCAGAAAAAGGAAAATCAATCTTATATTTACTAGAATCTAATCCTGGACCTGGGCTTGGTGCATTGATCGCTATTATGATTTTTGATAAAAAACAAAGAGAAAATGCAGCTGGTGCATCAATAATTCATTTCTTTGGAGGTATTCATGAGGTATACTTTCCATTTATATTAATGAAAATAGAAATGATAATCGCTTTAATTGTTGGAGGGTTAGTTGGAGATGCTGTATTTCAAATATTTGATGCAGGGTTAATTGCTCCAGCATCACCAGGATCAATTATAGCAATCTCAATATTTATTCAATCTAGTGCATTAAATTATGCTGGTGTCTATTTAGGCATATTCGCAAGTTGTGGAGCAGCACTATTAACAGGATCGCTTATTCATATTATAATGAGAAAAAAATATAAAAAAAATGCAGCTACTTTAGAAGAAGCTACTAAAAAATTAGAAGAAATTAAAGGAAAAGAAATTAAACATTTAAATAAAAAACTTTTAAAAGATTTAGACTTTAACAAAATAGATACTATAATATTTGCTTGTGAGGCAGGTATGGGTTCAAGCGCGATGGGTGCATCTGTGCTTAGAAAAAAACTAAAAGAAGCAGACATAAAAATCAAAGTTGTTAACTATCCTGTAAAAGAATTGCCAAGTGACGCTAAATTTGTAATAACACAAGACAAATTAACAGAGTATGCAGTTCAAAAAGTACCTAACGCAATTCATAGAAGCATATCTAACTTTTTAGATAAAAATTTCTATGATAAAATAGTTTTAGAATTTAAAGAAAAGTTAGAGAACATTAATGAAGAAAGAAAGACAACTTAG
- a CDS encoding PTS sugar transporter subunit IIA yields MKKERQLRILYTLLSYKKLNIDVITKAYDISKKTWERDFEDINLFLSKKGQFKIIESDNAIHFIGSDINLLEYLHLDDSFLLKEERLIYIFMILLRDIHISKTQLIDDLDVSIKVLENDINELKNIFLLNETNLSINSRGIKISSIQKDKEIKILIDIIIQHLSLKKVYSILKLNSIEKLFSSYIYKFLDKKYNISIYNKIFIWILEHTSNQYNISNYEIIVLSIKITLWLNHPNNKELMIAIVSLDNQKDFYELVKKIYCTEELKLFTISNYSSNNFSEDIDLFIEHLNKQIKKLFKSNMYLNQDIQKRIKDHIKSNLDSTNIDEIILAEYNRNLSQYINSYNDLWKVIKDCVAKFFNNSKVLKLIQYEIFIHILVWFDTYIYELDINILTICIGGMGQSAMIKNHLASMYRNAKIENAAFSNINKQVLKRYDIIISAVDLSEFKIENYILMPLILILKSKNEIHKVITETIYKNLIGGKMQNQILKKENILINQKAKDKHEAILQCGQLLKSQGYIEDDYISSMIEREKKFSVYIGNYLAIPHGLDEKGVIKDGIVVIHYKEPIDYDSNPVNFFIGIAAKSNNHIDILSNIAEKMMELDFVEELIQNPSEERILEEFNF; encoded by the coding sequence ATGAAGAAAGAAAGACAACTTAGAATTTTATATACACTATTAAGTTATAAAAAACTTAATATTGATGTAATCACAAAAGCTTATGATATAAGCAAAAAAACATGAGAAAGAGATTTTGAAGATATAAATCTCTTTTTATCAAAAAAAGGCCAGTTTAAAATAATTGAAAGTGATAATGCAATACATTTTATTGGATCTGATATTAATTTATTAGAATATTTACATTTAGATGACTCATTTTTATTAAAAGAAGAGCGATTAATTTATATATTTATGATTTTATTAAGAGATATACATATATCAAAAACCCAACTTATTGATGATTTAGATGTTTCAATAAAAGTATTGGAAAATGATATAAATGAATTAAAAAATATATTTTTACTTAATGAAACTAATTTATCAATTAATAGCAGAGGAATTAAAATTTCTAGTATACAAAAAGATAAAGAAATTAAAATTTTAATAGATATAATAATTCAACATTTATCTTTAAAAAAAGTTTATTCTATTTTAAAGTTAAATAGCATCGAAAAACTGTTCTCAAGTTATATTTATAAATTTTTAGATAAAAAGTATAACATTAGTATTTATAATAAAATATTTATTTGAATTTTAGAACATACTTCAAATCAATATAATATCTCAAATTACGAAATAATAGTTTTATCAATAAAAATAACTTTATGGTTAAATCATCCGAATAATAAAGAGCTTATGATCGCTATTGTTTCACTAGATAATCAAAAAGATTTTTATGAATTAGTCAAAAAAATTTATTGCACTGAAGAATTAAAACTATTTACAATTAGTAATTATTCAAGTAATAATTTTAGTGAGGATATTGATTTGTTTATTGAACATTTAAATAAACAAATAAAGAAGTTATTTAAAAGTAATATGTATTTAAATCAAGACATTCAAAAACGAATAAAAGATCACATAAAATCTAATCTTGATTCTACTAATATTGATGAAATAATACTAGCTGAATATAATAGAAATTTAAGTCAATATATTAATTCTTATAATGATTTATGAAAAGTAATAAAAGATTGTGTTGCTAAGTTTTTTAACAATAGTAAAGTATTGAAACTGATTCAGTATGAAATTTTTATTCATATATTAGTATGATTCGATACTTATATTTATGAACTTGATATTAATATTTTAACAATTTGTATTGGCGGTATGGGTCAAAGTGCTATGATAAAAAATCATTTAGCATCTATGTATCGTAACGCAAAAATTGAAAATGCAGCTTTTTCAAATATTAACAAACAAGTTTTAAAAAGGTATGACATTATTATTTCTGCAGTTGATTTAAGTGAATTTAAAATTGAGAACTATATTTTAATGCCTTTAATATTAATTTTAAAAAGTAAAAATGAGATTCATAAAGTTATAACAGAAACGATTTATAAAAATTTAATAGGAGGAAAAATGCAAAATCAAATTTTAAAAAAAGAAAATATATTAATTAATCAAAAAGCAAAAGATAAACATGAAGCTATATTACAATGTGGCCAGTTACTTAAAAGTCAAGGCTATATAGAAGATGATTATATAAGCTCAATGATAGAAAGAGAAAAGAAGTTTTCTGTATACATAGGTAACTATTTAGCAATTCCGCATGGACTCGATGAAAAGGGCGTTATTAAAGACGGAATTGTAGTTATACATTATAAAGAACCTATTGACTATGATTCTAATCCTGTTAACTTTTTTATAGGAATCGCTGCAAAAAGTAATAATCATATTGACATTTTATCAAATATAGCAGAAAAAATGATGGAACTTGACTTTGTAGAAGAATTGATACAAAACCCATCAGAAGAAAGAATATTAGAGGAGTTTAATTTCTAA